The Fibrobacter sp. UWH6 genomic interval ACCAGCCACTACCACGATCATCAACTCAATAAGTGTAAAACCTTGACGCATAATACATTCCTTCCTAGGATTCCACAAAAATAATATAAGAACGAAAAAGGGCTCCCCGCGAAATTGCGGAAAGCCCTTTTTAATTCAAACCAACAACTATTGGGCGCTGCACTTAGACAACAGCAACGGATTAGACCATTCACTGTAGTCAGAAACGCCATTCTTGTCAGTCCAAATCATACGCACCTGAACATAGAGGTCGTTCAGAGAGAAGGTTTCCGGATCATCTTCAGGATCCAACGCCCCATTTGCATCAGCATAATCAATGGCCAGACGATTTTCAGGCATAGTATCCAGCAAAGTAGGGATATTTTTCTTTGCTGTATACCAGCGAACTTCGTACATCGTGGTAGCGGTAAATTCAGAATTCACGATATTTCTGTTGGCGAAGCTGTTGGAAACATAGACCTGAGCCTTGGTAATGAGGCAAGCCGAGTCAGGAACATCAATCACTGTAACGGCACCAGTTTCTTCATCCTTAACTTCTTCCACATGTGTTGTACCGGTGGGCAACTTCTTACCCGGAGACTGCAGAGCTACAGTGGGAGTGGTAAACTTCATATCTTCACGATATGCAGTAGCCACAGTCAGCTGAACAGCACTGGTAAATGCAGTCGTATCGGCATCATCATAAGCGGCCACATGGAAGTAATGTTCCACATTGTTGTCCTTACCGGAAGTGGCATTATTTGCATAATAGTACAGCACACCGGCATCAACAGTTTCGCTTTCTTCCGTCCATTCACCCTTGCCGTTTACAGAAGATTCAACAATGAATCCCTTTTCACGACGGTCAACTTCCCTTTCGTAGGTCCAGGACAGCAGCCATACACTGGGAGCGATACGTTCAGCCTTCAAGCCAGAAGGTGCCGGCAAGGAAAGATCGATAACGTAGCCCGGAACATAGGCGGCTTCAGACATTGCGGAATCATTACCGTTAATAGCAACCACGGCATAGTACTTCGGATCTCTAGGAGCATCCACAATCAAGGAAGTAACATTTGCAGCAATGCCAGACTTATAGAGAGACCAGCTTACACCATCAGCACTGGTGTCGATGGCAAAGGACTTTGCTTCGAGAGTGCCCTGAGTGTAAGACCACTTCAGTTCAAGAGTATTCTTGCCATTATCCTTAGCGCTAAAGCCAGTAGGAGCATTCAAGGTCACTTCACTTGCATCGTAAGCAACGAAGATGGATGCAGAGAATACCGTATCCTTATCAGCACCGGCATCATAGGCCCCCACGCGATAGTAGGAACCAGTCTTAGCAAGAGCCACCTTCATCGTGGTCACAGAAGAACCGCAGGAGCCGACATCCTTCCAAGTGACACCATTCATCACCTGCACCTTGAAATTCCTTGCAGGGCGCTTAGCATTGTCGGTGTAGTTCCAGGAAATTCGAGCAGAATCTTCTGCGGCCACCTGAACACCGGCAACATTTGCGGGAGCTGCCAGAACAGGCTTTTCTGTAGCGGGAATCAGATAAATTTCAGAATAGGAAGTATCCTTGCTGTCATAAGCGCCAACGCGATAGTAGCGCACAGAATCTAAGGAAGGAATCTGGAAAATACGGGACTTCTTGTCAACCATGTCAGAAGACAATTTGCTGCCCTGGCCATTCAGACGCTGAACCACGAAAGCTTCTACAGGACGATCGTTGGAGGCGCTGTAATCCCATGCCAAGGCCAGCTTGCCGTCGGTCATTTCGGTTACGCCCTTGATGGTCGGAGCCGGAAGCAAGTAAATGCTGGTGGCATTGGCTGGAATCGTCAAGTCTGCAGAAGGAACACGACCATTGGCGTCATAGGCAACCACGCGAACATAGCGGACGTTGTTAGA includes:
- a CDS encoding prepilin-type N-terminal cleavage/methylation domain-containing protein; this translates as MRQGFTLIELMIVVVAG
- a CDS encoding fibronectin type III domain-containing protein; the encoded protein is MDFKKFFGRSLVGFTALTTAFALVACGDSNKTSNGDDEDEETEYSSSSSKTKGSSGSKDVDLSEKLDNDVNQGDLLESSALKKPTNLSVSRLAPSVFRLDWASPETLGGIEAYVLQRLAPTETEWKDVGTLKDPTATHFIIDGKNNADFYYRLAAMKGEERSAYSDKIMIPSSAKYVSDLEFPTVPSLVANIERDSVLEIVVTGNYPSQAILNSIYNLEKGEKTGEVYYEARFVYGSSYDVDTTDFSLDKGAVSKKFKSIEDECNSFAQVRVVWRDKNGAVDFSDWTSPIGTKTGTTTGLVGNLSELCAEVVVTESGFPAPANLAVNEVAGSKVLSWTYAPNEEHPASRFFVEYQDLAQKKWVVIDSVDASITRYLLESISAEISYYRVVAVDKKGEKSNYSEDIVVTSTSESVALGVPSITGVEDYSKDKLTLSWSYADNATRPVTGFEIQELDVSKNEWKKLGTVEASVNKFLLSVSNNVRYVRVVAYDANGRVPSADLTIPANATSIYLLPAPTIKGVTEMTDGKLALAWDYSASNDRPVEAFVVQRLNGQGSKLSSDMVDKKSRIFQIPSLDSVRYYRVGAYDSKDTSYSEIYLIPATEKPVLAAPANVAGVQVAAEDSARISWNYTDNAKRPARNFKVQVMNGVTWKDVGSCGSSVTTMKVALAKTGSYYRVGAYDAGADKDTVFSASIFVAYDASEVTLNAPTGFSAKDNGKNTLELKWSYTQGTLEAKSFAIDTSADGVSWSLYKSGIAANVTSLIVDAPRDPKYYAVVAINGNDSAMSEAAYVPGYVIDLSLPAPSGLKAERIAPSVWLLSWTYEREVDRREKGFIVESSVNGKGEWTEESETVDAGVLYYYANNATSGKDNNVEHYFHVAAYDDADTTAFTSAVQLTVATAYREDMKFTTPTVALQSPGKKLPTGTTHVEEVKDEETGAVTVIDVPDSACLITKAQVYVSNSFANRNIVNSEFTATTMYEVRWYTAKKNIPTLLDTMPENRLAIDYADANGALDPEDDPETFSLNDLYVQVRMIWTDKNGVSDYSEWSNPLLLSKCSAQ